Sequence from the Natronomonas marina genome:
TGGTCGGTGCCGACCGGACCGTCGACGCCGCCGCGGAGGTGGCGCTCTACTACGGCGTCTCCACCTTCTTCATCGGCGTCACGATCGTCTCGGTCGGGACCTCGATTCCCGAGATGACCACCTCGGTCTACGGCGCTCTCTACGGCGCCGGCGATCTCCTGGTCGGGAACATCGTCGGCTCCGAGACCGCCCAGATTACGCTCGCCATCGGCATCGTCGCGCTCGTCTCCCGTATCGAGACCGAACGGCGGAACGTCCTCGTCTACGGCGGTGCGATGATCCTCGCCATGATCATCATGATACTCGTCCTCGAGGACGGCGAGATCATTCGCTCGGAGGGGTTCCTCATGATGCTCGCCTACGTCGCGTTCGTCCACGATCTCTACTCGCACGAGGGGGGCGAGGAGGTGGTCACCGAGGTGGTCGAAGCGCGGACGCCTCCCCGGGCGGCGCTCCCCTGGATCCTCGCGGGGATCGTGTTGATCGTCGTCGGCGGACATCTCATGGTGACCAACGGCATCGCTGTGGCCCGCCTCGTCGGCCTCCCGGAGTTCCTCGTCGGTCTCCTGACCGGACTCGGCACGACCGCTCCCGAGATCGCCGTCGCCGGTCTCGCGGCCAAGCGGGGCGACGCCGGCATCTCGGTCGGGTCGCTGCTCGGGAGCAACATCACCGACCCGGTCTTCTCGCTCGGCATCGGTGCGCTGGTCGCCGATGTCGCCGTCGCCGACCCGCGGACCGTCTTCGTCTCCACCGGCTACATGCTCGCCGTCTCGCTGGCCGTGCTCGGACTCATGTACTGGCGACGGGGTATCGACCGCCGCGGTGCGGTCCTCTGTGTCCTCCTCTATCTCCCCTCGTTTTTCCTTCTCTGAACGCCCGAGTCCTCTCGTTTTTCCTCCCCTGAACGCCCGCCTCACGGACGCGCCGACGCGGGGCGGGCGAAGAGTTAGGACGATGGCGGCCTAACTCGGACGTATGGGTGACACGCGAGAGGGCCGCGACAAGAAGGGGCTCGACGAGGAGAAAACACAGCGCGAACAGGAACTCGAGGAGGAACTGGAAAACGAGGAAGACGCCGAGGAACGGGACGCGGAGGAGGCCGACGCGGAACTCGGCGAGGACGAGTAACGGCGGCCACGCGAGGGCGGGGCGAGCCGGAAGAAACGCCAACGGTCGCCGACGCCGTTCGTTCGAGCGTACCCGACCGTCGTGTTGCGATATCGGGACGACGCGTCGGAAAACGAGTGCCGTCGACGGCGGCCGGCGACTACTCGATTTCGATGTTGCGGGCCTCTTCGACCTCGAGTTTCGGGAGTGTGACTGTCAACACGCCGTTCTTCATGCGGGCGTTCACGCCTTCCTTGTCGACGTCGCCGGGGAGCCGGATCGACCGGCGCATCGACTCGCGTCGGCGCTCCCGTCGCAGGTACTGTTCTTCTTCTTCCGCGGTGGCCTCCTCGTGTTCGGCCTCGATGCGGAGCGTGTGGTCCGTGACCTGAATCTCGACGTCGTCCCGCTCGAACCCCGGTAGATCGACCGTCACGACGAACTCTTCGTCGTGGTCGACGAGGTCGACCGCCATCTCGTCGAACTCGGACGTCCATCTGCGGAAGGGTCCTTCCGGCTCCCACATTCGGGTCGAGTCCTCGAACTGGTGGCTCATGCGGTCGAACAGGCGTTCCAACTCCTCGAAGGGGTTCGTTCGTACGCTCATGGCGTGTACCTCCGGGACGACAGTACGACGAGCGGTCCGAAATACTGTGGGGTGATTACCACCGACTGGGACTTCTCGCGGCGCTTCCGTCGGCGGGCGTGGTCGGGCGTGGCCGGGCGGTGATCCGGGCGAGTCGGAAGCGAGAGCCGTGCGGCCCGCGGTTCGACGCCGCGTGCGGCCCGGACGACGCTGGAGGCGACCGTCGACGCTCCAGCAGGTCTATCCGCCCCACTCGCCGCCGATGTCCTCCGTGACCCGTTCGCGCCAGATCTCGAAACGCTCCTCGCAGGCCGGGGCGTCCTCGAGGTGGTCGATGAATCCGGCGCCGCCGTCGGACAGCCCGGTTCCGCAGAACGGACAGAAATCCGGACGGTCCCACTCCGGCGAATCCCGCGGTGGATGCGAATGACTGGGCATATACGATCATCGCGCCCTGACACCATATATATTGACACGCCAACCGACTCCCGGCAGCGGGCCGTCGCACGAACGGCCTTGTGGTCTCCGATACGGGCCTCGGGGCGTAACCCACGCCCGACCACGCCCGCCGACCGACGCAGGCGGCTCCCTTAGGGACCGATTACCGGTGGAACGGGACCGATACGCGGAGTAGGCGGCACTTACCGGTGTAACAGACCTAAGTTTGTTATGGGACACGACGACGCTCCTCCCGGTGTTCCGGAACCCGCCGACTGCTCTGCCGTTACGGACGTGGTACCGTACCGGATGGCGTGGCTGTGCCCCGTGGGAGCGTGCTGTGGCCTCCGAGACCTGCGACCAAAACTTCAGAATTGTTTGCTCGCCAATCTCCGACGCTGGAGCGGGAGAAACCTCGTCCGATCTGACCAGAAGTATAAAAATAAATATATTATAGGAATTTTGTATTTTGGAGTTGATTCCGGAGTCGTCGGTAGCGAACGGTTCGCTCGGATTCGTCGGTCCGACGGGTACGGACTACCTGGGCATCCATCTCCCGCGCCGTCCGTCGGTTTCTTCGCGGTCTTGGTCTGTTTCGTCGTCCGTACGGGGCGGCCTTCGGTAGCTCAACCCGGCTTCTTTCAGGAGCCGTCGACAGCTCGGCAGCGAGTACTCGACACCGTACGCCTCTTCGAGGTGTTTCTGGGCGAGTGCCGGCGTCCACGTCGGCGCGTCGATGCCGACGGCCCCGGGCGGGTCGTGTACGGTCGCCTCGAATATTTCTTGCTGCTTTTCCGAAAGCTTTCGATTCCTTCCAGATCGACTACCATCTGTGACGGCCTGCTCGAGTGACTCCCCGGTGTCGAGCCGGTCGAGCCAGCTATAGATCGTGCGTCGTTGCACGCCGTGCCACTCGGCTAGCTCGGTCTGTGTGATGCCGTTCTTGTAGGCGATCGCCGCAAGCAGTCGCT
This genomic interval carries:
- a CDS encoding Hsp20/alpha crystallin family protein, yielding MSVRTNPFEELERLFDRMSHQFEDSTRMWEPEGPFRRWTSEFDEMAVDLVDHDEEFVVTVDLPGFERDDVEIQVTDHTLRIEAEHEEATAEEEEQYLRRERRRESMRRSIRLPGDVDKEGVNARMKNGVLTVTLPKLEVEEARNIEIE
- a CDS encoding DUF7501 family protein, giving the protein MPSHSHPPRDSPEWDRPDFCPFCGTGLSDGGAGFIDHLEDAPACEERFEIWRERVTEDIGGEWGG
- a CDS encoding sodium:calcium antiporter, translated to MLVEIGGFLAGLTLLLVGADRTVDAAAEVALYYGVSTFFIGVTIVSVGTSIPEMTTSVYGALYGAGDLLVGNIVGSETAQITLAIGIVALVSRIETERRNVLVYGGAMILAMIIMILVLEDGEIIRSEGFLMMLAYVAFVHDLYSHEGGEEVVTEVVEARTPPRAALPWILAGIVLIVVGGHLMVTNGIAVARLVGLPEFLVGLLTGLGTTAPEIAVAGLAAKRGDAGISVGSLLGSNITDPVFSLGIGALVADVAVADPRTVFVSTGYMLAVSLAVLGLMYWRRGIDRRGAVLCVLLYLPSFFLL